The proteins below are encoded in one region of Deferribacter autotrophicus:
- a CDS encoding TlpA family protein disulfide reductase translates to MKRIIFLILIVFLTFFGCNQNNNQATSTSQKITELKNINVAEFKKLKEQYSDKVILVNFFASWCPPCRQETPGFIKVYNKLKDSGFVILGFSIDDNIADAIKFVNEIGITYPVFHADRSLESYFNINTIPTSIFYIKGGKLYNLHVGYIDDKTLENYVKELLSK, encoded by the coding sequence ATGAAAAGAATTATATTTTTAATACTTATTGTTTTTTTAACATTCTTTGGTTGTAATCAAAATAATAACCAAGCAACCTCAACCTCTCAAAAAATCACTGAACTTAAAAATATAAATGTAGCAGAATTTAAAAAACTTAAAGAACAGTACAGCGATAAAGTAATCCTTGTAAATTTCTTTGCTTCCTGGTGTCCACCTTGTAGACAGGAAACCCCAGGGTTTATCAAAGTATATAACAAATTAAAGGATAGTGGATTTGTAATACTTGGTTTCTCCATTGATGATAACATTGCTGATGCAATTAAATTCGTTAATGAGATAGGTATTACCTATCCTGTTTTCCATGCTGACCGCTCACTTGAATCCTATTTTAATATCAATACCATTCCAACTAGCATCTTTTATATAAAAGGTGGAAAACTTTATAATCTTCATGTGGGCTACATTGATGATAAAACTCTCGAAAATTATGTAAAAGAATTACTATCCAAATAA